Genomic segment of Gloeocapsa sp. PCC 7428:
ATTGACAGAGATTGTACATTGATTTGTCGGCATTGCGATCGCCGCGTCGCTTGTAGATAAAGGCATAATAAGGAAAGATTAAAGATTGTTAAATTCCTGAGAGGAGTTGAGTATGAGTCGCCAGCAGGCTATTGTGATCGGAGCCGGTATCGGTGGGTTAGCTATGGGAATTCGCCTGCAAAGCTTGGGATTCGACACTACCATTGTAGAAAAACTTGATAGTCCTGGTGGACGGGCGTACGTGCGTCATGCGGATGGATTTACTTTTGATATGGGACCTACGGTGATCACAGTTCCCCATTTTATCGAAGAACTGTTTTCCCTCGAACGCGATCGCGCAGATCTCGCAACGCCAGATTTTCCAGATGAAATTGTTGATGAAAGTAAAAGAATTAAAACTGGTGTTTCTGGTGGTTCAAACACGAGTCGTTATGTCAAAATTGTGCCGATTCTGCCGTTTTATCGCATTTATTTCGACGATGGTTCTTTCTTCGACTACGATGGCGATCCAGTGCATACCCGCGAACAGATTCAGCGCTTGGGCGAACCTGGCGATTTAGAAGGCTACGAACGGTTTCACCAAGATGCAAAAGCAATTTTTGATCGCGGCTTTTTAGAACTTGGTTACACGCACTTTGGCACAGTTGGATCGATGCTCAAAGTTGCTCCCGATCTGATGCGCTTGGATGCGGTGCGCAATCTCTTTAGCTTCAGTAGCAAGTATTTTAAAAGCGACAAGCTGCGACAAGTTTTTAGTTTTGAAACTTTGCTAGTTGGCGGAAATCCGCTATCTGTTCCCGCAATTTACGCGATGATTCACTTTGTCGAGAAAACCTGGGGTATTCATTTCGCGATGGGTGGTACGGGCGCGCTTGTGAATGGCTTTGTGCGCAAATTTGAAGAACTCGGCGGCAAAATGCTTTATAATGCCGAAGTTACCCAGATTAATGTTACGCGCCAAGGACGCAAAAAAGTTGCGACAGGTATCACTTTAGCAGATGGTAGCGTATTAAATGCTGATTTGGTAGTATCTAACGGCGATTGGGCAAATACTTACGGTAAATTAATTGACTCGAAATATCGACGGTGGAATAGTGACACCCGCATCAAACTCACTCAACAGTCGATGTCATTGTTTGTCATTTATTTTGGATTCAAAGCCGATGGGCGCGAAGCAGACAAACTGCGCCACCACACGATCATCCTTGGTCCACGCTATGAAGAACTTTTAAGAGATATCTTTGGACGTAAAATCTTAGCAGCAGATTTCTCACAATACTTACACGTTCCCACATTAACCGACCCATCGCTCGCTCCTCCTGGTCATCATGCGGCATATACTCTATTACCTGTACCGCATAATGGTTCTAAATTAGATTGGCAGCAATTGGGAGAACCGCTGGCGGATACGGTTTTGAAGTTTATCGACGAACGCGGTTATTTACCAGGATTGACTGAGCGTTTAGTACACAAAAGCTTTATTACGCCAGATTACTTCGAGCATACACTTAATTCATATGTAGGTAATGCTTTTGGTCCAGAACCTCGGTTGTACCAGTCAGCGTTTTTCCGTCCGCACAATCGCAGCGAAGATATTGCGAATCTCTATCTTGTCGGTGCGGGGACGCAACCAGGGGCAGGAACTCCTAGCGTCATGATGTCGGCTAAAATGACTGCACGCTTAATCGCACAAGATTTTAAAGTAGCAAATGAAATCGTTAATGCGCAGCCCGAACCAAAATTAACTTATCGATAGTTCGTGATTTAAGAAGTGCGATCGCTTTTCATTACACTTGAGAAGAAGCGATCGCTTTTTTCTGGCATTAGTCCTAGGATTTGATGTAATATGAGTGTCACTCTACAACTTCCCCTAGTTCTCAAACTTACTAATATTCTTCCTGAATTTGTTTTAGATTTACAGCCAATTTTTGCCTAATCTAACGTAATTTGCTCTAATAAGTAGCTGGGCATAATTAAACTATCACACTTTTTGAGGTCGGTAATGGTTGATTCTTAATAAGTATTTTTCCAATGAGCAATTACCAATTACTAACCTTTGAGATACGTTATATTTTTATCCACTTACTTACAGATGTTTTTGTATTTATCAAAGCTATTACCTTTATTTTTCTACCCGCTAGGATTGGCGTGTATTCTCATCATATTTGCCTTAATAACGTTGTGGAAAAAACCGCGTCAAGCATCAACGGCGTTAACTATAGCCCTTGTCGTTTTGTTATTGGCGAGTAACGGCTGGGTTTCGCGATCTTTAGTGCGATCGCTCGAATTTCAAAATATTCCCCAGCAATTACCCAATGCTGACGCTATCGTCGTTTTAGGCGGTGCTACTAAACCTGCATTTCCGCCACGCCCTTCTGTAGACTTATCTGAAGAAAGCGATCGCATGTTTTATGCGGCACAGTTGTATCATCAAAAAAAAGCGCCTTTCGTAATTCTTAGCGGTGGGCGGATCGATTGGAGTGGTGCTGGTCCATCGGAATCTGCTGATATGGCAATTATTATGCAGCAGTTGGGCGTACCAGAATCGGCAATTATTCAAGAACCAGACTCGCTCAACACCTACGAAAATGCAGTTAATGTCAAAAAAATTCTGCGATCGCGTCAGTTTAATCAAGTATTACTCGTCACTTCTGCAATGCATATGCCGCGATCGCTTGCCATCTTTAATAAACTAAAAATTTCAGCGATTCCCGCACCTACCGATTTTTTAGCAAGCGGTGATATGCAATATATCAGTAATTCTTCTGAAGCTGCACTGTTGAATTTACTACCAGAAGCCGAGCGATTGTATCAGTCTACTCGTGCTTTGAAAGAATATGTTGGTTTAGTCGTTTATCGTTTACGCGGTTGGTTGTAAGAAAGACGAAACTCTGAACCTCTGCTGTTAGTCTGCAAAGGCAGACTTTGCCTGGGTAGGCGCGACCGCTAGTCGCTAGCCAGAAAAGATTTGTCAATCAATCAGTTAGCTACTAAATTATGCATTTAGACACAAATTTCTCTTTGTCGCGATCGCTATAATTGCAGCAAGATGACTTCTTTTGCTCAACTCATGGCTAACCAGTTTCATTACATCATCCCCCTGCTGCCACCGGAAACACAGGAGATTTTTGCAACTTACCAAGCAACACGCCAATTTTATCACGAAGTCCAAATACGTACAGAGTTGCAACAATATTGTGATTGGTATTTTACCACAGCCGAATGCCATAGACAAGAATTAGAGCAAATGCGTAGTGAAATCAATATTTTTAGTTGGTTTCGTCGGGCAAGGAGTTAGATAACAAATCATCTCCATCGCCCTTAGCCAAGATCCAAACTATGATAAAACCTCAATTTCAGTTTCGCGCAGATGAGCTTTGAACTTTTTAGTAAACTGAACTTGAATTGGCAAATTAGCGCTGATTGGTTTGCCTTGCCATTCATTAGCAAAACTCACAATCTCGCCTTCTAAGCCTTTGATATCAAAAGGTTCACCGCGATGTTCGGGATGATGGTAAACAATGACTGATTCTTTAACGCGGACGCGATCGCCAACTTTCATAGACTTGTAATTAGAGTGTTTCCCTCTCAAGAAGCAATGCAAAATTATTCAATACAATTGCTTATTCCAGACAACCTCTTTATCTTTGCATAAGATTGTCCCTTGTTATACACATTAAGCCATAAATGAGGGGTCAGAGGTCAGGGATCAGGGAGTTGAAGTGCGGTACTGCGTGAGCTTAAAAAACTTTTAAATTCAATTAAACTTACTCCTGATTAGACGAAGCATGGGCTAGATTGGTATTAATGATACAGTCTGAGGTCATTATCTCTTGCTAGCGCATTCTATAATGGCAGCGTGTCTAGAAGCAGATCAAGCCACTTCTTATATCAGTAGATTACTGTGCACTTAGCTATTTAAACACCAAGATGCCGATAAACGTCACGCTATTATGGTTAATAGCAGGGGCAATTCTCTGTTTGATGGAACTAGTGCTACCAACGGCGTTTGTCGCTTTTATGATGGGGCTTAGTGCCTTTGTTGTGGCAATAGTATCATTAATCGTTCCCCAATTGAGCTTGCAAGCTTTCTTGTGGCTAGGGCTATCAGCGGCTTTGATCTTACTGTCGCGCCGTTTATTGATACCCAAGCGCAAAAAACTACAAGAGGCATTTATTGCTGAGACATTAACTGAAATTCCCGCTGGTAGAGATGGGAGAGTTATTTATGAAGGAAATTCTTGGCGGGCGCGGTGTGAGGATCGGCATTTAGCGATCGCGCCTTCTCAAAAAGTCTATGTTGTCCGCCGTGAAGGTACGACTTTGATTGTTGTACCAGAAGATCTGTTGCATTGAAAGGGGTGAGGGGCGAGGAGTGAGGGGTGAGTGAATGGCAGAATTTACAGCTTTCACTATGTGTTAGAACAGATTTTGCAACAGTAGTGTTTCTCGCTTTCTATCTCATTGCAAACTATTTAAAAACTGCCTCTATCTCCCAAATTAGTAGCTTTAGCATCAACAGAAAAGAACATGAATGAATTATTTTTGCTTGTCGCCTTAGCGCTGGGTGGTTCTGCTTTAGCAGGTTCGGTGAAAGTTATCAATCAAGGTAACGAAGCGTTGGTAGAAAGACTCGGTAGTTATAATAAAAAGCTCGAACCTGGATTGAACTTTGTTTTTCCCTTCGTCGATAAAGTTGTTTTTCGCGAAACAATTCGAGAAAAAGTGCTTGACATCCCACCACAAAAGTGCATTACGCGCGATAACGTCTCCATTGAAGTTGATGCGGTTGTGTACTGGCGGATTGTTGATATGGAGAAAGCTTGGTACAGAGTAGAAAATCTCCAATCAGCGATGGTGAATTTGGTTTTAACGCAAATTCGTTCAGAAATGGGTAGATTAGAGCTAGATGAAACGTTTACGGCTCGCGCTCAAATCAATGAAATATTATTACGCGATTTAGATATTGCCACAGATCCTTGGGGAGTCAAAGTTACGCGAGTAGAATTGCGAGATATTATTCCTTCGCTTGCGGTTCAAGAATCGATGGAATTGCAAATGTCTGCTGAACGACGCAAACGGGCGGCAATATTGACATCCGAAGGCGAGCGCGAATCGGCGGTGAATAGCGCTAAAGGTAGAGCCGAAGCCCAAATCCTGGAAGCGGAAGCGCAACAAAAAGCAACGATTCTCCAAGCGGAAGCGCACCAAAAAACAATTGTTCTACACGCTCAAGCCGAACGTCAACAGCAAGTTCTCAAAGCCCAAGCAACCGCAGAAGCTTTACAAATCATCACGAAAACGCTGCAAACGAGTCCTGAGGCGCGAGAAGCGCTGCAATTTTTAATTGCACAGAATTATCTCGACATGGGAACAAAAATCGGTAGTAGCGACAGTAGTAAAGTGATGTTTATGGACCCGCGTAGTATCCCTGCAACGATCGAAGGAATGCGTTCGATTGTGTCTGATGGTTCTAATAACTTACCGCAGGTGAATGGCGATCGCATTAACTAAATAGAGCCGAGGAGCGAGTCAAAGAGTGACTAGTAGTTAGTATTTAGTGGATAGTAGAAGAGTAGACCTCCTGCGTGAAGCGAATCGCGAATAAATTCGCTAGCTAAATAAAACAGAGTCCACCGACCTAGTCTTATCCGTAAAAATCTTGTTTTAGTGTACGAAGGTACACTTTGCTTGGATAGCCCTGAAGGAAGTCGGAGGGCGTCTGTGATTCATGCAGGAGGTCTAGTTGCTAGTGACTAGCGATCAAGTGGAAAATATTTATACATAGTATTTCTCCTCTGCCCCTCTGCTTCCTCTGCCCCTGAAGCTTCCTACTCAGCACCTACACCCGCAGCTTGGGCCATCTGACATTGATTACATAGCCCGAAAAACTCTAAGGTGTGGTAGAAGATTTTGAACTGGTGGGCTTGGTGCAATTGAGTTTCTAGATCGTGTACAGGGCATTGATTGATAGCAATCGATCTGCCACACTGCAAACAAGTCAAATGGTGCTTATCTTGCTGCACTGAACTATACAGCGATTCTCCAGAAGCCAGTGTCCGCACTTGCACTACGCCTTCAAGTTTTAAGGCTTCTAAGGCTCGATATACTGTCGCTAGCCCTACGCTTTGGTTGCGATTGCGTAACTCTACATAAATATCTTGAGCAGAAATTGCTTTGTTGATGCTTTTGAGCAATTTTAGGATTCGCTCCTGACTGCGAGTGCGTTCGGCTTTCATATACACTTACGGCATTTTTCCTATCTAAAAATCAAACTTGGAGATTTTCATAAGCTAGCTCAAACCGATACGCGAGTCATAACTATACTTTACTAAAAGTATAGACGCACTTAGCAACTCGGCAATTCAGTCATCAGCTGCTGAGTTTTAACATCAGAAATAGAACGAAGACGGTAGGATCATCTGTTGTGGCATTGATTCAAGAAAAACAAAGCGATGCGAAAATATCAGGCTCATATCTATGTTACTCTGCGACCCTCAGTTCTCGATCCTGCTGGCACAGCTGTCGTGTCTGGTTTACAGCATATGGGCTACGATACGGTTGAGCAGGTACGAATTGGCAAGTATATTGAACTTAGTTTAAGCGCCCAGGATGAGGATAGCGCGCGGCAGCAGTTAAATATTATTTGCGATCAGTTACTCGCTAACCCTGTCATTGAAAACTATCGCTTTGATTTAGTTGAACGAGAGGAAGTGTCAGCGTGAAATTTGGAATTGTCGTGTTTCCAGGGTCAAATTGCGATCGCGATGTTGCGTATGTTACGCGCGATTTGTTGCAGCAGCCAACGCGGATGATATGGCACGAAGAAACGGATATTAGCGATCTTGACGTCGTAATTATTCCTGGTGGCTTTAGTTATGGCGATTATCTTCGCTGTGGTGCGATCGCGCGTTTTTCACCGGTGATGCAACAAGTTGTCAAACACGCCGAGCAAGGTAAGTTTGTTTTAGGAATTTGCAACGGTTTTCAAGTATTAACTGAAGCAGGATTATTGCCTGGTGCGCTGATTCGCAATCGCGATTTGCATTTTATTTGCGATCGCGTTCCGCTCAAAGTCGAGCGTACTGATCTACCGTGGACGCAAAGCTATACACAAGGAGAAATTATTACTCTACCGCTCGCGCACGGCGAAGGTCAATTTTATGCTAATGAAGACACTATAAAACAACTCGAAGACAATAATCAAGTCATCTTTCGCTACTACGGTGACAATCCGAATGGCTCAATCAACAACATTGCAGGTATTTGCAACGCTAAGGGTAACGTCATCGGCATGATGCCACACCCCGAACGCGCCTCTGATCCTGTACTAGGTAATACTGACGGTTTAGGACTATTTAAGGGAATAGGAATGAGTGAAAAAGTGGCTAGTAGTTAGTGGTGAGTGATGAGTTTTGAGTTATGTAATTTCTTCCTCCGCTCTTGAAGCTTCCTACGACGCTGGAGTATCGCCAATTGAACCATAATCCGAACTGCCGAAAACTGCTTCAGGATAACGGTAATACTTGTATTCCATTAAGTTGTAAAACGGATCTTCTAAGAAGAACGTGCGGTGTTCTAAAGGTGAGTCGGGAAAACGATGTTTAGCTTCTTCGCGGAAGACTAATTTTTTTTCGCGTGCTCTTTCTAACAAATCTTTCCAGTCGTTTTCTGAGGTGAAAATAATGCCAAAATGCCTCGGATAAATACCTTTTTGGGGAGATACAGGCTCTTTCGTTAAGTGGGCAACTAACTGATGACCGTATAAATTGAGGATTAACGCGTGCTTATTTTCACGACCAGGGGTACACCCTAAACCATCAACATAATATGCTTTTGCTTGGGCAATATCGGTGACGGGAAAGGCAAGATGAAATAAAGTTTGGTTCATGGCACGTGTATCAGAGAGGCAAAGTAGATGCTATATACTTATTCGCTCAATTCCTGGCTCGTTGCAGTGGGTTTAAACACACTTTTGCTAGCGATCGCATGGATTGTACCAAAAAAGTTGTTAACGCCTGCGGGATTGTTTCATGCGTGGGTACTCGGCGTTCTCATCTGGGGAACTTTGAGTTGGCAAGGCTACGTTGTGGTGATGTTTTATTTTCTTGTCGGTTCGGCGGTGACGCGCCTGGGTATGGCGCAAAAAGAAGCCGCAGGAATTGCCGAAAAGCGATCCGGTGCGCGAGGACCTGAAAATGTTTGGGGTTCGGCTTTAACTGGTACATTATGTGCATTAGGAACCTTAGTCGTTTCTGCGTCAAAAGGAGATCGATTCATTGCATCGCTTCTGTTACTCGGCTACGTTGCAAGTTTTAGTACTAAACTTTCTGATACCTGTGCAAGTGAAGTCGGGAAAGCTTACGGTAAACGAACATTTTTGATTACGAATCTTCAGCCTGTACCGCGTGGAACGGAAGGCGCAGTATCTTTAGAAGGAACGTTAGCAGGCGTAGTTGCTTCGGGTGCGATCGCTTTTGTTGGTTGGGGTGTCGGCTTAATTGATTTACTCGGCGTTTTATTGTGTATTATGGCTGCGTTTATCGCCACGAATCTAGAAAGCGTGATTGGCGCAACATTACAAAACAAGTTTGACTGGCTAACGAATGAATTAGTCAATGTTTTAAATACGTTCATTGGTGCGATCGCAGCTATTTTACTCGCACTGCTATGGCATCAAGTATGAATAATTTCGACTAATAGCCATTGACCTGCATGATTTACCTTACCAGAAACCGTTATTGGTGAATTGTTAGGGTAAGCTTCTAGCTGGTGGTTAATGTGCGATCGCAATGTTACTAATATCCAACTACCGCAAAATTGCTGAGGTGTATCAATTTCAATAGTATAATTTTGTATATTATGTCTGTAAAAAGTTCCCGAAAAGTTGGTTGTGGTATCTGGCGGCATATCTTGATACACAACACACGGACAATTACCATCAATTGGGTATTTCTCTGGATTATCTAAGTAATATTTTTGCCAATATAACCACTCAGGATGCTGTGGCGGAAGATTAAATAAAGGCACGATCGCCGTTTCGACAAGTAATGCTTCTTGTAAAGTTCTCACAGCTAAATCGCGGGGTTGACACCTCTGTTCCACGCACAAAGCAGCCGCCATACCCGCCGCTTGTCCAATTCCCATGACAACAGGTTGTAAGCGAGTCGCTCCATTGGCAATATGCGATACAGAAATATTCTTTTCACACACCATTAATCCATCAATAGTTGCAGGAATCAAACAACCGTAAGGAATTGTAAACGGTGTTCCCGTCCAACGCCCGCCCCAACGTATTGATTTTGGCGCAAGCGGAAACTCAAAGCCTGGATAATGGTGATCGTTAGGATAGTTACCGAAGGCGATCGCATCAGGTTTTAAAGCGGCAACTTGTCCTGTTGGTATTGGTAAGATATCTTGTTCGCATACAGTCTCTAACCCGATGACACGGCGACTTTCTCGGTAGTAAGGATGCATCGCTAAACCTGTCTCAAAAACATTCGCCAAACCATAACGGCGACTCATTTGCGATTGAATAAAGTAAGCGAAATTTTGACTATGCCAAAAACACTCTTGCAGAAACTCGTTTCGCTTTGTTTCTGAGGTAATTAAACGTTCTACTTCTACACCGTAATCATTACCATGAACGGGCCAGTTAATCATAAATCGATTTTCTGGTAAGCGCCCGTAGTTTAAAAATTGCTCTACACCGTAGTTTTCCCACGCACGAGTAAACTTTGATGCATCGTAATTCGGTGCGGGTGCAATTTCTGGTGCTATATCTGTACCATAATCTTGCATAACGATAACCCAAGTCGGTGCTTGAACGGGGTATTGTGCAGTTAAAGCGTTAGGTTCTACTGGCGCACTTGGTTCGTTCCACGCTGACTGAAATTCCCAACCCCAGCGATAAGGAACATCCGCTAAAGCAAGGAGATCTCCCAATTCGGTAGCATCGAGAGTTATTTTTGCTGTCACTGCGAACTTGCGAAAACGAATGCCAGTAATACAACCGCCTTGGCGATAAACTTCTAAAGGAACGTCGCCACGAATCCAATGCAGATTGGGTAATGCTTGCACCCACTCAGCAAAAATCTGCGCCCCGATACGAGGATCGTAGCTGAAAAAACTTACCCAACTATTATCTAATCCTCCAGGTTGTCGCAGCTGTAATTCCTTTAAGAACGCACCCCAAAGACCTGTTTGAAAGGATTCTAACTCATTACCATCCGGCGCAGATACCCCAGCCGATGTCAACATTCCGCCTAACCAGGGAAATTCACTCACTAAAATTGTTTTTGCACCGCGTCGCGCTGAAGCGATCGCCGCAGCGGTTCCACCCGTACCACCCCCAACCACCAACACATCTGCTGTTAATATTTGCATTGCTATTTCGGATATTGCGTTTATGTATTACAATCGGCGACAAGGATTCTACACGCGATTTCACACAAATTATCATGTTAAGCTACAACGTTCCAACAGATGTAGTTGTACACTCTCAGCAGCTAAATCATACACCCACAGCCAAGCTTGTCAGTCCTAAAGGAGAAGAAATTCTTGTTTCCGAATCGACTTATCAAGTCTTACGCCAAGTCATCGAAGCGATAAAAGCAGGTCGAGCGATTACGATAGTTTCTCATGAGCAAGAATTGACAACGCAACAAGCCGCAAATCTGCTCAATGTTTCACGCCCATATCTTATCAAACTCTTAGAACAAGGAGAAATTCCGCATATCAAAGTCGGAACGCATCGTCGGGTACGGTTTCAAGATTTAATGCAATATAAGGAACAGCGAGACAGTAAGCGCCGAGAAGCCATGAAACAATTAACTCAATTTTTACAAGATGAGGGATTTTACGACGCAAAGATGAATGATTAATAGAATGCCATCTGTTATCTTGGATTCTTGCGTGCTATTTCCTATGCCTATGAGCTACTCCAAGTCGCCTGGCGGCTGAACTTGGAGTTTCTGTCGCTTCAACGAGGCAAGTTGCTTCATTCCTCCGCAGTCTTTGCGAACTGTGGGACTTGAAGTAGAGCTTTCCTCTCCACGATTAAGGACGTTAGTTCCTAGCGCCCATGACAGCATCACCTTAGCTGCGGCTACGTCCCTGTCATCGGTATAGCCACATTCTTTGCACTGGTGAGTGCGCTGGTCTAAGGTTTTCTTTTCTTGATGACCACAATTAGGGCAAGTTTGAGATGGCTTAACTTTTTGGGTAGGCACTTCCATGAATATGCCTCCAGCTTCAGCCAACTTATACTCAATAGCCAACCTTAATGCACCCATACCTACATCTAGCATTGAACGGTTGCGTCCGGTCTTTTGACGCTTTCGTTTACTGCCTTTCTTTGGCTTACGGGTCATGCCTTTGATATTGAGCTTTTCTGTCGCAACGAGGCTATTACTGCTTACTATCTCTGCTGCTACTTTATGCACCCAATCCTGTCTTTGGCTGGCAACTTTGCGTTGCAGGTTACTTACCTTCTTATTGGCTTTTTTCCACCTTTTAGAAGCTTTGATTTTTTTCTTAAAGTCGGGTTTAATCTTACGCCGTTTGATACGGGAAGCTTTGCTAATCCTCGTTTTCATGCTTGCTAAGAAGCGAGGATTTTCCACCATAGTGCCATCACTCGTTGCAACGGCGGTGAGACAACCAAAATCTAACCCAACAGCACCAGCCCCCGTCTCCCTAAACACTTCGCAATTAACCGTAATAGAGGCGTACCACTTGCTATTGCGGTAAACAATGGTGCAGGTGGATGGCGTTCCCCATTGACGCGCCTTGCCTCGCATCTGGATTTGGCAACCTAAGTCTTTTAGTTCTAAATAGCCATTCACGCCTGTTGAATGTACCTTGAAACCTTGCCTAGCATCAGGATAAGTCCATCCGCTATATCGGCGAATTGACTGAAATCTTGGGTAGCCTCCTAACCCCTTAAAGAAGCGGACAAAAGCAAAATCAACTCGCTTAACCGTAGCCTGTAATGACCCATGATTAAGTGCTTTATACTCGTTCCAACAATCCTTAAATGGTACTAGCGCCGCCTGTTGAGTTAAGTAATTGATTGACTTACCGAACTTTTGATAGCTGGTTTTACGGTGTTCAACGCAGGCGTTAAATAAATATGCGTGTAGCCGTCTTGCCTCAAACAGCTTTGCCATTTGTGCTTTAGATGGATATAGCCTAAAAGTAACCCTGCGTGTCATCATAGGTTTATTATACAGTGCAGGTGTGGGCAAGTAAAGTGAAACCAAGGAAAGGTTCGCACAGTGTTTTTAGCGTTAGGTTGCATTTCGTGTTCGTCACTCATTACAGACGTAAAGCAATTACCGCCCCAATGCTAGAACGGATTAAACAGATGTTTGACGGGGTATGCAAAACGATGGAATGCGAGTTATTAGAATGCTCTGGCGAAGCTGACCACGTACATTTATTAGTTGACTTTCACCCCAAACATTCTATCTCTGCGGTGGCAGGATCTTTAAAGGCAGCTACTAGCCGCATGGTAAAGAAAGAGTTTGCGGCTGAATTTTCCAAGTGGTATAGCAAGCAGTCTTTCTGGTCGGGGTCTTACTATGTTGCGTCGTCTGGTGGTGCGCCCATAGAAAAACTGAAAGAGTATATTAAGAATCAGGATGTTCCAGTTAATTAATTGGCGACTCCGTTCCACTGCGCCGCCGCGCTATCCCTCCCCAATTCGCTGCGCTGAAATTGGGGACACTCGCGCAAACTTTGTATCAAGTTAAATTTTCACAGGAAATTCTTGATGGGGCAACTCGTAACCTTGTAAAACAAGGAAGAATGACAAGCAGTAAGGCAATGCGCTATCAGGTAATGATCAAATATCATTTTCCTGAAGCAATATGTGGAAGTACCTGAAAAACTGGTTGCACTCATGATAAATCATCCAAACGATCGCCATGTTGTTGCTGCTGCGATCGTCGCTAAAGCTGAGATAATTGTAACCACTAATCTCAAGCACTTTCCTCAAGATACGCTTTCTCCAGTTGGAATTGAAGCTCAACACCCAGATGTGTTTCTTACAAACCTGCTTCATCAGTTTCCAGAGTTAGTGCTTCAGCTGATTCAGCAGCAGTCTGAAGATTTAAAGAATCCGCCAGTAAGTATTGATGAACTCCTGGTAAAACTATACAAGCAAGTACCTAACTTTGTAAGCAAAGTACGACTAACACTACAAAGTATTGATTGATGAATTATAAACTGCTCAATCATGTTAAATCTAAAATCATCGAGTGGTGAAGCGGCATGAAAGCACAGGTGTATCGCGGTGTCAAGCAGCTAAGTTACGAAGAGTTGCCAATACCGACTCTCGAAGCTGATGAAGTGTTGGTACGAGTGCGCGTTGTCGGCTTGTGTCAATCGGATATTAAAAAAATTGTTTATCCTTTACACGAACCGCCGCGCATTTTTGGACATGAAACAGCGGGAGTCATTGCAGCCGTTGGAGAAGATGTGAAAACCTGGCAAGTGGGAACTCGCGTCGTTGTGATGCATCACATTCCTTGTATGCGCTGCGGCTACTGTCTCAACGACAATTTCTCAATGTGTGATGTGTATAAAAACATTTGTACAACAGCGGGATTTACACCCAGCGGTGGTGGTTTTGCTGAATACGTTAAAGTTCCTGGTCATATTGTACGTAACGGTGGGTTAATTCCCATTCCAGATCATGTGAGTTTTGAAATCGCTAGTTTTGTCGAACCGACGAATTGTTGTCTAAAGGCGGTGAAAAAAGCCCAAATAGCCCCAGGACAAACTGTATTGGTGACAGGTGCAGGACCAATTGGGTTAATGT
This window contains:
- a CDS encoding zinc-dependent dehydrogenase — its product is MKAQVYRGVKQLSYEELPIPTLEADEVLVRVRVVGLCQSDIKKIVYPLHEPPRIFGHETAGVIAAVGEDVKTWQVGTRVVVMHHIPCMRCGYCLNDNFSMCDVYKNICTTAGFTPSGGGFAEYVKVPGHIVRNGGLIPIPDHVSFEIASFVEPTNCCLKAVKKAQIAPGQTVLVTGAGPIGLMFIMLVKYFGARAIATDLLPSRIAKALSVGAQAAFDARDADLVAKIHAITDGMGVDTTLLAVPSEKAFFQALDCTRKGGKILFFAEFPEEVEIPLNPNILYRREIDLIGSYSSSFRLQNLAADIVFNSRIDVAALISDRFPLQELSTAVERAIAPTPETYKILIYPQGDD